The nucleotide window TCATCACCTGGTTGGTCAGCGCGTGCCCGAAGACGTCCAGCAGGCTGAACACGGCGCCGTCGGGCAGCACCGCGACGAGCTCGCCGCCGCGCTCCCGCACCCGGACGTCGGCGCCCGGCACGGTACGCGGGCGGTGCGGATCGCCGCTGTAGTCCACCAGCGCGACGTGGTAGTCCCGCGGCCGGGTCAGCGCCGGCCGGCTGCGGGTCGACCAGCGCAGCAGCTTGGACTCCTTGGGCAGCATCGGCATCAGCCGCGGCCCGGGGAAGTCGGCGTCCGTCTCGGCCAGCAGCTCGCCGGCGTCGGGGTGCTGCATGACGAACAGCGACTGGGTGAGCGTGTTCGTGGCGACGTGCATCTCGCCGAGCACCAGCTCGAAGTCGCCGCGCGCGACGTCGGTCGCGTCGTCGGCGAGCACGAACACGTCCGGGCTGAGGTATTTCGCGAGGCTCCAGCCGCGGCCCGGCTCCTCGAACGCGTCCCGTACCTGGTCGGCGATGTCCGCGGAGCGCAGCCGGACCCGCCGGGCGCCGGGCGGCGCGTTGACGATCGCCGCCCAGCGGCGCTGGAGCTCCATCCGGATCCGCTCGGCGTCCTCGGCGGCACCCGGGTACGGGTTCGGCATGCACCGCATCCACAACGACGCCAGGTCCACCTCGCCCTGCTGCTCCCGCACCAGCTCGTACATCGCGCGGATGCGCAGCTCGGCGACCTCGGCGAAGCGGTTCACCAGCCACCGGGCGGCGACCATGCAGAACGACAGCGGGGTCAGCTCGTCCAGGACGGCCCGGCCGACCCGCACGGTCGCGGCCCGCCGGGAATCGGAGTAGGTAAGTGCCCGGCACGGCGCGGTCCGCGAGCCCTTCGCCCGCTGTGCGGCGGACCGGGTCAGCTCGACGAACGACGCCTCCATCGCGCCGAGCGCGGCCAGCAGCGCGTCCGGGTCCTGCCCGGCGGCCCGTACCCGTTCGCGTCCGCGTTCGAGGACCGCGAGCCGGTCCAGGGCGTCCGCGCGGATCGCCGGGTCCGCGATGCGTTCCAGCGCGGCCCGCAGCTGCCGGTCGGGGTGCGCGCTCGCGGCGATCTCGAGCCGCCAGACGATCCAGCGCCGACCGGCCATCTCTTGCAGAGCGTCGAGCACCCGGGGCAGCGCCACGCCCGTCGCGGCGGCGATCGCGGCCGGGTCCCGGGTGCCGTCACACACCGAGAGGATCGCGTGCGTCTCCCGCGTGATCGGCTGCGGCGGGCACCCGGCGAGCGTGACCGCGGCCTCGGTGAGGCGGGCGAAGGAGACCCGCCGCGGCGCGAGCCACCGGCGTACGCCCGGCTCCGCCTCGATGATCTTCGCGAGGCTGTCGATCGCCCAGCTGGAGAAGTAGACCTGTGACTCGGCGATCAGCCGGTCGCCGGCGTCGACCTCGACGCCGGCCAGCGCGGTATCGATCCGCCCCCAGCCGACCGGCCCGAAGAAGCCGATCGTGTCGTTCTTCACGCAGAACCGCTGCCAGTAGTGCGCGACCAGCTCCTCACGCTGGCGGGGCATGCTCGTGCGCCCGGCGACCGACGGCCGCCACGCCAGGAACGAGCGGATACCGGAACCGATCACGGCCCGGTTCTGCCAGGTGACCGCCGCCTGGAACGCCGGCGACGCCGCGATCTCCTGCAACACCCCGGCCGTGCCGACCGCCGCCGTACCGAAGAAGTCCTCGAACGAATCCCATTCCGGGCCCGGCACCGGGCCGTCGCGGAACTTGTCCGCGGCCAGGCCGAGCCCGGCGGGGGCGAGCCGCAGCACCCCGGCGGCCGGGAAACCGGGCCCGCGCAGCGCGAACTGGCTCCACAGCCGCCAGCCACCGGCCAGCAGCACCTTGTCAGACATGTCCCAGCGTCCTTTCGGGGGCGGGTGCGGCGCTGCCGCGGTCCATCCGGGTCAGCGCGAACAGGACATTGACCGTGGCGAGGGTGGCGATCGCCGCCACGACGAACAGGCTGGCCCCGATGCCGGCCCGCTCGGTCAGCACGCCGGCGAAGAGCAGGCCGAGCGGGCCGGCGATGGCGCCGACCGTGATCACCGTCTGGATCACCGACGGCAGCAGGTCCGAGGGCACCCGCATGCCGACGATCGCGGCGTAGGGCGCGTTCGACACGGTGACCGCCGCGGCCGAGACGGCGACGGCCGCGACCAGGGCCGCCGGCGGAGCCGGCAACAGCAGCAACCACAGCGGCAGCGCGATCATCACCATCGCGATCCGGGCCAGGCGGGCGGGCGCGACCCGGCTGGCTATCAGGTAGGTCAGCAGCGAGCCGAGCAGCGCGCCGGCGCCCGAGCCGGCCACCAGCAGCCCGCCGGCCCGCGCGTCCTGCCCGAACCGGGTGAACGCCAGCAGCGGCAGCGTGATCGCCAGCACCCGCAGCACGAAGCCGAACAGCACCGTCGAGATCACCGCCTGCCCGAGGAACCGGTCCGCGCGCAGGTACCGCAGCCCGGCCCAGGAGCCGCGGGCCGCCTCCGGCACCACCGACCGGCCCGCCGTCCGGGGCACCATCGTCAGCAGCACCACGAACGACACCAGGTAGGAGGCCGCGTCCAGCCACAGCACGTTCGACGGCCCGATCACCGCGATCAGCGCGCCGGCCACCGCCGGGCCGCCGAACGCGGCGGCGTTCCAGATGCCGTCCAGCACCCCGTACGCCCGGGTCAGGCCCCGCGGGTCGGCGCCGATCAGCTCCAGCGCCAGTACCCGCTGCGCCGCCGCGTACGGCACCCCGGCCAGCCCGATCAGCGCCACCAGCGTCAGCAGCATCGACAGGCTCAGGCCGCCGGACGCGTGCAGCACCGGCACCAGCGCCACCAGCGGTGCCCGGGCCGCGTCGCCGGCCAGCATGGTCCGCCGCGCGCCGAGCCGCTGGAGCACGTTGCCGCCCGCGAAGCCCAGCAACGCCAGCGGCAGCACCTGCACGGCGAACACCAGGCCGGTCTTCGCCGCCGATCCGGTGCTCTCCAGCACCAGCCAGGGCAGCGCCAGCATCGTCATCTGGGTGCCGAACGACGAGACGCCGCCGGCGACATACATGGCGGCCCGCGGCCGCCGGCCGGGGTTCACGAGGTGCCGGCCCCGGAGCACCACTCCAGCACGGCCCGCGCGCTGTGGTACTTGTTCTCCGCCTGATCGAACGCGATGCTGGCCGGTCCGTCCAGGACCTCGGCGGTGACCTCCTCGCCGCGGTGCGCCGGCAGGTCGTGCATGAAGACCGGGCCGCCGCAGCGCTCCAGCACCCCCGCGTCCACCTGGAACGGCGCGAACCGGGTGCGCCAGTCGGCCGTCGGCTTCGCCGTACCGGTGGTCTGCCAGCGCGTCGTATAAACCACGTCGACCTCCGGCAGCGACGACATGTCGTGGCGCTGCTCCACGCGTGCGCCGTGCGCCTTCGCGTACGTCGCCGCCCGGTCCAGGAACGACTGCTCGACGCCGTACCCCGGCGGCGTCCGCAGGTGCAGTTCGACGCCCGGGTACCGCGACAGGGCCAGGCACAGCGCCGACGCGGTGTTGTTGCCCTCGCCGGCGTAGAGCACCCGCAGCCCGTCCACCGTGCCGAAGCGCCGGGTCAGCGTGGTCAGGTCGGCCAGCGCCTGGGTCGGGTGCTCGGACGCGCTCATCGCGTTGATCACGCCCATCCGGCGGGAGACCGCGTACGAGCGCAGCTCGCCGTCGCCCTTGGCGCTGCGTACCACCAGCAGGTCCAGCATCCGCGACAGCACCGCCGCGGTGTCACCGGCCGTCTCACCGGTGTTCTCCTGAAGATCGTCCGGGGTGTAGGTGATCAGCCGCCCGCCCAGGCGCAGCGCGCCCGCGGAGAAGGCGGTCCGGGTCCGGGTCGAGGTGTTGCGGAACAGCACCCCGACGACGTCGCCGTCCAGCGGCGTGCCGTGCCCGCCTTCTCCGGCGCTGTACCGGGTGCCGCGCTGGACGATCCAGCGCAGGTCCTCGTCGCCGAGGTCGTCGATCGAGATGAGGTGTCGGCGCAGGCGCATCGGTCTTCTCCTGTGGTGAGTCGGGGTCAGCCCGCCCGCAGGGCGTCGAGCAGCACGCCGACACCGCGATCGAGCCGGGGAATGTCGATGTTCAGCGGGGGAAGGATCTTGACGACCTCGTCGTGGCGGCCGCACAGCTCCACCACCACGCCGTGCTCGAACGCGTAGCGCTGCACCCGCCCGGCCCGCTCCGCCCCGCCGGCGGCGCCGAGGTCGATGCCCATCGCCATGCCGAGCCCGCGGACGGCCACCCCGGGGTGTGCCGCCGTGACCTCCCGGCCGAAACGCTCGAGGCGGCGGGTGGCGACCACCATGTCGGTACGGAACCGGGTCTCGCGCCACAGCTCGCAGGCCGCGGTCGCGGCGACGAACGCGAGCTGGTTGCCCCGGAACGTGCCGGTGTGCTCGCCCGGCTCCCAGACGTCCAGCTCGCGGCGGAACAGCGCCAGCGACAGCGGCAGCCCGTACCCGCCGATCGCCTTCGACACCGTGACCACGTCGGGGGTGATCCCGGCCCGCTCGAAGCAGAAGAACGTGCCGGTGCGGCCGCAGCCGGCCTGGATCTCGTCCAGGATCAGCAGCACGCCGTGCCGCTCGGTCACCTCGCGCAGCCGCCGCAGCCAGTCCGCGGAGGCCGGGTACATCCCACCCTCCATCTGCATCGGCTCCACGATCACCGCCGCCGGCGGCTCGACACCGGACGACGGATCGGTGATCAGCCGCTCGATCAGCGCGACCGAGTCGAACGGACCCTGCGGCCCGTCCTCGTACGGGATGAACGTGACGCCCCGCCCGGACACCCCGCCGGCGCGGCGGGCACGCAGCCCGCCGGTCACCCCGAGGGATCCCCGCGACATGCCGTGGTAGGCGCCGGTGAACGCGAAGACGCCGCTGCGCCCGGTCACCTTGCGGGCCAGCTTCAGCGCCGCCTCGACCGCGTCGGTGCCCGTCGGCCCGCAGAACTGCGCCTTGTAGTCCAGCCCCTTCGGCCGCAGCACCGTGTCCGCGAACGTGGTCAGGAGCTCCCGCTTCGCGACCGTGTACATGTCCAGGCCGTGCATCAGGCCGTCGCCGGCGAGGTACTCGGTCACCCGGCGCTTGATGAACTCGTTGTTGTGGCCGTAGTTCAGGGTGCCCGCGCCGCAGAAGAAGTCGATGAACGTCCGACCGTCCTCGGCGTACAGCTCGGCGCCCTTCGCCCGGTGGAACACCACCGGGAATTTGCGGCAGTAGACACGGACGTCGGACTCGAGGTCCTCGAAGACCGAGAAGTCGACGGCCCTGGTGACGTGCCTGGTAACGGATGCGATGGACATCAGGTCCCTCAATTCGACGGGTTTGGCCAAGACTCACGAACGTGGGCGGCGCGCGGCAGAGAAGAACCGGCACGCCTGTCTTCAGAGCAGCCCGGCCCGCAACGCGTACGCGACCGCGTGCGCCCGGTTCCGCAGCCGGTACCGGTGCGTGATGTCGTGCACCACGCTGGTCACCGTCCGCGGCGAGTACGACAGGGTCCGGGCGATGTCGTCGGTCTCCTGGCCGTCGGCGACCATCCGCAGCACCGCGCGTTCCCGCTCGCTGAGGCTGGCACCCACCGGCGGGCGGCCGCCCGCGCCCGCCTCCAGCAGGCCGTCCAGCATGTCCGGCGGCACCGTGCAGTCCCCGCCGGCGGCGGCCAGCACCGCCCGGGTCAGCCGGGCCGCGCTCGCCTCCCGGCGCCGCAGCAGGCCCCGGGCGCCCGACGCGATCGCGTGCAGCGCCTCCGGCGGCGTCATGTCCGTGGCCACCACCACGATCTCGGGCCGGTGCGCGCCGGCCCGCGTCGCCCGCACGATGTCCAGGACCTGGTCGTCCACGTCGTCGACGATCACGACCGTCACCGCGGCGTCCTCGCCGGGCACGGCGACCCGCACGTCGGGACAGCCACTCAACGCACTGGTCGTGCCGGCCTCCAGCACGGGATCCAGCGCTATCACGCTGACACTCACCGGTTCACCCATGCCGCCAGCCAAGTACCCGGAGCCCGTGGGCACAGGCGTAGGAAGTGCCCAACTTCTCAGATCAGCCCGGTCCGGATGCCCCGGGCCACCGCGTGCGCCCGGTTGTTGACGTGCAGGCGTGCCATCAGGTCGTAGATGACGTTCTTCACCGTGTGCTCCGAGCAGGACAGCTCGCGCGCGATGGCCGCGTTGCCGTGCCCGTCCGCGATCAGCCTGAGCACCAGCGCCTGCCGGGCGGTCAGCGACTCGACCGGATACCCGGCCCGCTCCGCCCCGGCGCCGTTCAACAGCCGGACCAGCACCTGGTACGGCAGCTGCCCGTCGCCGTGGCTCGCCGAGCCGAGGGCTGCGGCGAGCTGCGCCGGCGTGACCCCGGCCAGCGGCAGCATCGCCCGGGCACCGGCCCGCACGGCACGCCGCACGCCGGCCGGGTCGAACGTGTCCGCGAGCACGAGCAGGCGGAACTCCCCGGACCGGCACGCCTCGGGCAGCGCGCCGAGCGCCTCGTCGAGGGTGCGCGCCGCCGCGACGACGACGGCGCGCGGCGGAAGGTCGAGCGGCACCAGCAGGGCGCCGGTGCGCAGCAGCACGGTGACCAGCCCGGCCCGGATCCGGTTGTCCCGAGCGATCAGATGTGCGCGCAGCGTTTCCGCCATCGTGGACCTCCTCATGACCAGACCGGCTCAGCTCACGAGCCTGCCGAGCCCGGCCGGACGGCGCATCGGGTCCGCCTCCCCGTATTCGCCCTGGCGGCCCCACCAGGTAATCGACCGGTGGGGGAGCGACGCACCGGTGCCGCCGGGCGGCGCCGCCCGGCCCGGGTGATCGCCGGGTGCGGCAATTCCGGGTAGACATCACCCATGACCCGTAGGTGCCGGGCACCGCACCACCTAGGTAGGCCTATCCGTGTTGGTTCGGATGTGTGCCGCGCGGTAAGGGCGGCAGGCTGCCCCGCATGGACAGCGATGGATGCGCGCTGAGGTTCGGGATCCTGGGCACCCTCGAGGCCTCCGTGCGCGGCGAAGCGGTCGATCTCGGCCCGGTCAAGCAGCGGACGGTGCTCGGGTTGCTGCTGTGCCGGGTCAACCAGGTGGTGCCGGTCGCGGTGCTGCGCGACACGCTCTGGCCGGACGAGGCACCGAGCTCCGCGCGCAAGAATCTGCAGGGGTACGTGTCCACGCTGCGCCGGATCCTGCGGGTCGGCCCGGCCGGTACCGGGCCGCTGCGCCACCAGCCGCCCGGGTACCTGCTGCGGCTGCGCCCGGAGCAGCTCGACGCGCTGTCCTTCCTGGAGCTGGCGCAGGCCGGTGTCGCCGCCGCGCGCGGCGGCGACACCGCGGCCGCGGCCGGGATGCTCGGCCGGGCGATCGGGATGTGGCGCGGGCCGGTGCTCTGCGACCTGCTGGACGCGCCGGCGGTCGCGGACGACCGGGAACGCCTGCACGAGCGCTACCTCACCACGTTCGAGACGTGGATGGAGGCCCGGCTCGCGCTCGGCGAACACCGCGAGCTGGGCGGGCCGATCGACGACATGGTGCGGCGCCATCCGTTCCGGGAGCGGCTGCGGCACGCGCAGATGCTGACGCTGTACCGCTGCGGCCGGCAGACCGAGGCGCTGGCGCAGTACGACGCGCTGCGCCAGGTGCTCGCCCGCGAGCTGGGGCTGCCGCCGAGCCCGGTGCTGACCCGCCTCTACGAGTCGATCCTGGCCGGCGACCCGGGCCTGGAACCGCCGCCGCCGAGCTCCGCCGTCACCGTCGCCGGCTCCCTGCCCCGCGACGTCGACGACTTCACCGGGCGCGCGGCGGCGGTCGAGAGCCTGGTGCGTGAGCTGGACGCGAGCGGCCCGGGCCAGGTCGTCGTGGTCGGCGGTCCGGTCGGCGCCGGCAAGACCGCGCTTGTCGTGCACTGCGCGCACCGGCTCGCGGGGCGCTTCCCTGACGGCCGGATGTTCGTCGGCCTGCGGGCGCAGGACGGCACGGCCCGCGGCGTGCCCGAGGTGCTCGACGCGGTGCGCCGCGAGGTGGGCGGGCGCCCGGCGCGGCTGCGCGACGCGCTCGCCGGCCGGTCGGTGCTGCTGGTGCTCGACGACGCGGTGGGCGAGGCGCAGGTCCGGGCGGTGCTGGCGGCGACCGGGGACGCGGTGGTCGCGGTGACCAGCCGGCGCCGTCTCGCCGGCCTCGAGTCGGTCCGGCACCGCGACCTCGAACCGATGCCGGACGAGGAGGCCGTGCTCCTGCTCACCCGGATACTCGGCGCGGACCGGGTCGCGCGGGAGCCGCAGGGCGCCAGGTCGCTGGCGGCCGCCTGCGGCGGGCTGCCGCTCGCGATCCGGATCGCCGGCGCGCGCCTGGCGGTGCTGCGCCACCTGAGCCTTTCCCGGTACGCCGCCCGGCTCGCCGACGAGGGCCGGCTGCTCGACGAGCTGGTCGCCGGCGACCTGGAGATCAGGTCCAGGCTCGCCGTCTGGTACGCCGATCTCGCGCCCGGCGATCGGGAATGGGCGCATCGCCTGGCCGCGCTGCCCGGGTCTGCCTTCTCCGCGGCCCAGCTCGGCGGTGATCCGGTACGGGCCGAGCACGCCGTCGAGCGGCTCTTCGAGGCGCACGTGGTGCGGATCCAGCCGGCCGAGGTCGAGGCGCACGCCGCGAACGGTGGCGTCTGCTACGCCGTACCGCCGGTGGTCCGGGCCTTCCTGCGGGACCGGCCGGACGGGTGAGCTCAGGCGCTGCTGTCGGCCGTCTGTGACAGGCCGTCCGGAACGTCCGCCCGCGGGCGGACCGCCCGGAAGGCGGCCGGCAGGCAGATTCCGATGATCAGCAGGCCGGCGAGTTGCAGGGACCAGATGGCCGGCCGGACGCCGATCGTGTCGCCGAGCAGGCCTCCCGCGAGGGCGCCGCCGAGCGCCGCGACGGCGGCCAGCACCTTGAGCAGCGCCACGGTGCGGCCGATCTCGTCCTCGGCGGCGTCGGCGACGATGACCGGGCTGATCGCCACGTTCGCGACGGCGCCGAAGAACACCGGCAGGCCGATACCCGCCGCGGCGAAGACGGCGGCCACCGGCAGCGATCCGGGTGACAACGGCAGCAGCAGCGCACTGGCCAGGCTCGCGGTGAAGGCCACGAGCGTGACCCGGGCCGCGTTGTGGCCGGACCGCAGTATCCGCCCGGCCAGCATCGAGCCGGCCAGGCCGAGCAGGCCGGTGGCGGCGAACAGCATGCCGTACGCGGCCTGCGGCACCCCGAGCACGCGCAGCACGAACGGTGCGGTGAGCGCGGCGGCCCCGGCCATGGCGGCGCCGGGCACCAGGAAGAACAGCAGCAGCGTCCGGTGGAAGGCGTCGCTGACGAAGAACTTCAGGCCGGCGGTCATCCCGCGCAGCGTGTCGAGCACCGCGCCGCCCGCCGCGGCGATCGGCTCGCGGACCAGGGGCGCCACCGGGCCCATGGCCAGCAGCGCCGCGACGCTCAGCAGGTAGGTGACCGCGTCCACCGCGATCGCGGCCGGCGCGCCGAGCAGGACGATCGTCGGCCCGACGAGCAGGCGGCCGACGAAGCCGGCCGCGTACTGTCCGGCCTGGAGTTTCGCCCGGGCCGGGCCGAGCTCCCCGGCCTCGACCAGCTGGTTGAGGTGGATGAAGTAGACGACCTCCAGCAGGATCAGTGCGCCGCCCTGCGCGGCCGCGAGGGCGGCCAGCCAGCCGACGGTGGCCGTGTCGGTCGCGACGCCGAGGGCCACCACCGCGACGGCCAGCGCCGAGAACGTGTCGAGGATGATCAGGGCGCGCCGTGGCCGGGCGATGCGGTCGGCCAGCGCGCCGGCGGGCAGGCCGAGCAGCACCATCGGCACGAATGAGGCCGCGCTGATCAGGCCGATCTGCGCCGGGGTCGCGTCGAGGTGTTCCACCGCGACGATCGGCATCGCGATGGCGGTGAACACCGATCCGAACGTGGACAGGGTCTGCCCCGCCCAGTACTTACGTAGGTCGCGGGCGCTCATCGGACCGCACCGACCAGCCGCCGGGCGATGACGTCGTCGACCGTGCACAACGCGTCCGGCCGCGGGTCGAGCACCTGGTTCAGGGCCAGCAGCACGCCCGCCGAGCCGCTCCACAGCTCCGCGCTGAAGCGCAACAGCTGGTCGCCGAGGAACCGGACGCCGGTGTGGTGCGGCACGGCGTACTTGTAGAGGCTCTGCGCGATCCGCGCGGCGCCGTCCTCGGCGCCGTGGTCGGCGAGGGTGAAGGCGTAGCCGGCCAGCCCCTGGCACAGGCCGGGCATCGCGGTGTAGGTCAGGCGCAGCGGTGCCAGCAGCCGGGGCAGCGCGGCCGCCAGCCGCTCGTCGGGGCTCGCCCGCAGCACGCGGGTCGCCGCGAACACCATCCCGGCCGACCCGGCGAACAGGTACGGCAGCGCCCGCCGGTCGCCCGCCGACACGGGGAAGAGCAGGCCCGCGGCGTCCGGGTCGATCGCCCGGTCGAGCTCGGCGTGCAGCAGCCGGACCGCGCGGTCCGCCAACCGCACCTCACCGGTCAGCTCCGCGAGCTGGGCCAGCATCAGGGCGATGCCGCAGCGGCCGTGCATCAGCCCGGTGGCGTCGTCGGCGCCGATCAGGTCCGTGAGCAGGTCGTCGTCGGCGGGCAGCGCACCGGCGAGCGCCAGCGCGCGGTCGATGTGCCGCTCGTCGCCGGTGTGGCCGAACAGGGCCAGGTGTGTCAGGGCGACGCCGGCGGAGCCGCCGAAGAGCGTGGCCGACGACGCGGTCAACGGGTGCCGGTCGGCCGCCGCGAGCAGGGTGCCCGCCTCCTCGGTCAGGCCGCAGTCGGCGAGGACCCGGGCGATGCCGGCGGTGCCGGCGAACAGCCCGGGGCCGAGGTCGGCGGCGCCGGCGAGCGCGTCGCGGCGCAGCCGCTCCAGCAGCCCCGGCGGCAGCGGACGGTCCAGGCGCCGCAGCGCGTGCACCACCCCGGCCGTGCCGTAGGCGAGGCACACGGTGTTGCTCGCGTAGCCCTGCGGGATCGTCGGGAAGACCCGGTCCGGGTGGTCGAGATCGGCCATGGCCACCAGCGCGTCGGCGGTGCGGTCGCGCAGCTCGCGCAGGTACCGGGCCGGATCGTCGGCGACCTGCCGCGGCGTGGGTTCGGTGCCGGCGGCACCGGCCGCGCGGTAGCGGGTCGCCCGCCGCCAGAGGGCGGGCGGCACCGGGGCCAGCTCGCTCAGGTCACGGTACGCGTGGGCGAGCACACCCGGATGACGGTCCGCGACGAGGTTCACCGGCCCCAGCAGATGCAGCGCGATGGCGGCGAGCCCGTAGTCGTCGTAGACGCCGGGATCGTCGCCGGCCAGGCGCTCCGGCGGTGCGAACCCGGGTGTGCCGGCGCGCAGCAGGACGTCGCCGCGGCGATGCGCGCAGCCGAAGTCGATCAGCCGGATCCGGTCGTCGTCGCCGACCAGGATGTTGGCCGGGCTGACGTCGATGAAGTAGTGGCCGGCGTCGTGCAGCCGGGCCAGCTGTGCCTCGAGCGCGGCGAGGATCCGCTCGCACCGCGGGTAGAACGCGGCGAAGTCCGCCGGGGTGCTGCCCGCACGCAGGATCGGGTGGTTCACGGCCAGCCAGCGCGACAGCAGCAGGCCGTCGACGTGCTCGACCGCCATGAACTCGTGCTCCCAGGCCCGGAAGTAGCCGATCGGCTCCGGCGCCAGCCCCGGCACCAGCGCGTGCAGCCGGTTCAGCACGGTCCACTCCTCGCGCAGCTGCTCGACGGCGGTGGCGCCGTCCTCGCGCAGGCCGGTGTGCGGCCGAGCCTCCTTGAGGAACACCCGCCGCCCGGTCGCCGTCTGGTGACCGCGGTAGGTGCCGCCGGCGTTGGTGAAGCGCACCGACGAGTCGATGGTGAACCCGGGCAGCGCGGCGCCTTTCGCGCCGCCGCCGCGGCGTACCCGGAACGGATCCTCGATGCCGTCGGGCAGCCGGAAGACGACGTCCCGGGAGTCCGGGACGAGCCGCCCGGCGCCGTCGCGGACCAGCGGGGTTCCGGTGCCGTCGGCCTCGACCCGGGTGCGCGGCCGGAACGCGCCGTAGCGGTAGTACACCGTCGAGGAGTCCCGGAACCGGCGGTCGGACAGGACGTACGGCCCACGCTCACCGGCGAGCGCCGCGCGCAGCCGTTCCATGAGCTCGCGGGCCGTCTCGACGTCGCGCGGATAGGCGGCGATGAACTTGCCGGCCTGCGGGCGGCTCGCGTACTTGTGGTGTGTCCACCAGTAGAACTGGCGGCGGGACAGGTGCTTGAACGGCACGGCGTGCGCGAAACACGCGGCGGCGGCGGCGTCCAGGACCGCGGCGAGCCGGTCCGGGCGCGCCGAGACGTGCACCTTCCAGCCCTCGTCGGCGACGTCGCCGTGGCCGGGCCGGTGCCACATCGTCCAGATGCCGGAGGTGACGGCCCGCCAACCCGCGGGAACCGTGCGCGGCGCGAACACCTCACCGTCGTCGTGCGCCTCCGCGAGCGGCCGGTAGAACTCACGGTCGGCGGCCGCGAACGCGATGCCATCGTTCATGGTGCCCTCCTGATTGATGCGGTGGTGGCCCGGACACGGCGAGCGCGTCCGGGCCACCAACCGGGCAGCCGCGTCGATCAGGCGCAGATGGCGAGGCTGAGGGTGCTGGCCGCGGCGCCAGGGGCGCTGTGCGCCTGCACGTCCTCTTCCTCGGCGTCCGTCTCCTGGAGGGACAGCACGGCCTCGGACTCCTCGGGGGTCTCTTCGGGGGTGTTCTCCACGATCTCGCTCATGGCACGACTCCTGTCGCTGGGGTGGTGGTCGACGTGCGGTCCGTCGATGAGCAGGACGCTAGGTGCGGGTATCCCGGAAACGGTGCACGTCCGGTTCAGCATCGGTATCCGCGCAGGGAAACAGGCCCTGTTGTACCCGTCGTGTACCGCCGGTCATCCGGGCTCGTACCGCGCCGCCCGAGACTGGCGTCCGTGGAACTCGCCGAGCTGGTCGGACTGCGTCCGGTACCCGGGGCGGGGGTGCTGATCACCCTCACCCAGC belongs to Amorphoplanes digitatis and includes:
- a CDS encoding AfsR/SARP family transcriptional regulator, with the protein product MDSDGCALRFGILGTLEASVRGEAVDLGPVKQRTVLGLLLCRVNQVVPVAVLRDTLWPDEAPSSARKNLQGYVSTLRRILRVGPAGTGPLRHQPPGYLLRLRPEQLDALSFLELAQAGVAAARGGDTAAAAGMLGRAIGMWRGPVLCDLLDAPAVADDRERLHERYLTTFETWMEARLALGEHRELGGPIDDMVRRHPFRERLRHAQMLTLYRCGRQTEALAQYDALRQVLARELGLPPSPVLTRLYESILAGDPGLEPPPPSSAVTVAGSLPRDVDDFTGRAAAVESLVRELDASGPGQVVVVGGPVGAGKTALVVHCAHRLAGRFPDGRMFVGLRAQDGTARGVPEVLDAVRREVGGRPARLRDALAGRSVLLVLDDAVGEAQVRAVLAATGDAVVAVTSRRRLAGLESVRHRDLEPMPDEEAVLLLTRILGADRVAREPQGARSLAAACGGLPLAIRIAGARLAVLRHLSLSRYAARLADEGRLLDELVAGDLEIRSRLAVWYADLAPGDREWAHRLAALPGSAFSAAQLGGDPVRAEHAVERLFEAHVVRIQPAEVEAHAANGGVCYAVPPVVRAFLRDRPDG
- a CDS encoding MFS transporter, giving the protein MSARDLRKYWAGQTLSTFGSVFTAIAMPIVAVEHLDATPAQIGLISAASFVPMVLLGLPAGALADRIARPRRALIILDTFSALAVAVVALGVATDTATVGWLAALAAAQGGALILLEVVYFIHLNQLVEAGELGPARAKLQAGQYAAGFVGRLLVGPTIVLLGAPAAIAVDAVTYLLSVAALLAMGPVAPLVREPIAAAGGAVLDTLRGMTAGLKFFVSDAFHRTLLLFFLVPGAAMAGAAALTAPFVLRVLGVPQAAYGMLFAATGLLGLAGSMLAGRILRSGHNAARVTLVAFTASLASALLLPLSPGSLPVAAVFAAAGIGLPVFFGAVANVAISPVIVADAAEDEIGRTVALLKVLAAVAALGGALAGGLLGDTIGVRPAIWSLQLAGLLIIGICLPAAFRAVRPRADVPDGLSQTADSSA
- the lanKC gene encoding class III lanthionine synthetase LanKC, whose protein sequence is MNDGIAFAAADREFYRPLAEAHDDGEVFAPRTVPAGWRAVTSGIWTMWHRPGHGDVADEGWKVHVSARPDRLAAVLDAAAAACFAHAVPFKHLSRRQFYWWTHHKYASRPQAGKFIAAYPRDVETARELMERLRAALAGERGPYVLSDRRFRDSSTVYYRYGAFRPRTRVEADGTGTPLVRDGAGRLVPDSRDVVFRLPDGIEDPFRVRRGGGAKGAALPGFTIDSSVRFTNAGGTYRGHQTATGRRVFLKEARPHTGLREDGATAVEQLREEWTVLNRLHALVPGLAPEPIGYFRAWEHEFMAVEHVDGLLLSRWLAVNHPILRAGSTPADFAAFYPRCERILAALEAQLARLHDAGHYFIDVSPANILVGDDDRIRLIDFGCAHRRGDVLLRAGTPGFAPPERLAGDDPGVYDDYGLAAIALHLLGPVNLVADRHPGVLAHAYRDLSELAPVPPALWRRATRYRAAGAAGTEPTPRQVADDPARYLRELRDRTADALVAMADLDHPDRVFPTIPQGYASNTVCLAYGTAGVVHALRRLDRPLPPGLLERLRRDALAGAADLGPGLFAGTAGIARVLADCGLTEEAGTLLAAADRHPLTASSATLFGGSAGVALTHLALFGHTGDERHIDRALALAGALPADDDLLTDLIGADDATGLMHGRCGIALMLAQLAELTGEVRLADRAVRLLHAELDRAIDPDAAGLLFPVSAGDRRALPYLFAGSAGMVFAATRVLRASPDERLAAALPRLLAPLRLTYTAMPGLCQGLAGYAFTLADHGAEDGAARIAQSLYKYAVPHHTGVRFLGDQLLRFSAELWSGSAGVLLALNQVLDPRPDALCTVDDVIARRLVGAVR